A region of Vigna radiata var. radiata cultivar VC1973A chromosome 10, Vradiata_ver6, whole genome shotgun sequence DNA encodes the following proteins:
- the LOC106776188 gene encoding E3 ubiquitin-protein ligase SINAT3 translates to MDLESVECVSSLDGMDEDEIHTNHHHSEFSSTKPRNGGTNNVNSVGSTALAPATSVHELLECPVCTNSMYPPIHQCHNGHTLCSTCKTRVHNRCPTCRQELGDIRCLALEKVAESLELPCKYYSLGCSEIFPYYSKLKHETVCNYRPYTCPYAGSECSVVGDIPFLVAHLRDDHKVDMHTGCTFNHRYVKSNPREVENATWMLTVFHCFGQYFCLHFEAFQLGMAPVYMAFLRFMGDENDARNYSYSLEVGANGRKLIWEGTPRSVRDSHRKVRDSHDGLIIQRNMALFFSGGDRKELKLRVTGRIWKEQQNSDAGVCMPNLCS, encoded by the exons ATGGACTTGGAAAGCGTTGAGTGTGTGTCATCCTTGGATGGCATGGATGAGGATGAGATCCACACCAATCATCATCACTCTGAGTTTTCTTCCACAAAGCCTCGCAATGGAGGCACCAATAACGTTAATTCTGTGGGGTCCACCGCCCTTGCTCCGGCAACCAGCGTCCATGAGTTACTGGAATGTCCTGTGTGTACTAATTCAATGTACCCTCCAATTCACCAG TGTCACAATGGCCACACACTCTGTTCCACTTGTAAAACAAGGGTGCACAACCGATGTCCCACTTGTAGACAAGAGCTTGGAGATATTAGGTGTTTGGCACTGGAAAAGGTGGCTGAATCACTTGAGCTACCTTGCAAGTACTACTCCCTTGGATGTTCAGAAATCTTTCCATACTACAGCAAGCTTAAGCATGAGACAGTATGCAATTATAGACCATATACTTGCCCTTATGCTGGATCAGAGTGTTCTGTCGTGGGAGATATTCCCTTCCTTGTTGCTCATTTAAGGGATGATCATAAAGTGGACATGCACACAGGATGCACATTCAACCATCGTTATGTGAAGTCAAATCCACGTGAAGTGGAGAATGCAACCTGGATGCTCACA GTGTTTCATTGTTTTGGCCAATATTTCTGCCTTCATTTTGAAGCTTTCCAGCTTGGCATGGCACCTGTTTACATGGCATTTCTTCGTTTTATGGGTGATGAGAATGATGCTCGGAATTATAGCTATAGCCTAGAGGTTGGGGCCAATGGTAGAAAACTCATCTGGGAGGGAACACCACGGAGTGTTCGAGATAGCCACCGTAAAGTGAGGGATAGCCATGATGGGCTCATCATTCAAAGAAATATGGCTCTATTTTTCTCTGGTGGGGATAGAAAGGAGCTGAAACTCAGAGTTACAGGAAGAATATGGAAGGAGCAACAGAATTCTGATGCTGGTGTGTGCATGCCAAATCTCTGTAGTTGA